Proteins from a genomic interval of Micromonospora sp. NBC_00389:
- a CDS encoding MarR family winged helix-turn-helix transcriptional regulator produces the protein MATAEPARPGFQLPLLLLAGFRTLIDDLHAELARQGHPELRPLHGFVLQAVGADGTTATELGQRLGISKQAAGKTVDRLVAVGYLARVDDPQDARRRLVMMTPRGVDGLRRSAEIFDRLREQWADTLGPERVDALEDDLRTMAAANWFRLDVPGWFGG, from the coding sequence ATGGCAACCGCTGAACCCGCCCGGCCCGGCTTCCAGCTGCCGCTGCTGCTCCTGGCCGGTTTCCGGACGCTGATCGACGACCTGCACGCCGAGCTGGCCCGCCAGGGCCATCCGGAGCTGCGACCGCTGCACGGCTTCGTGCTCCAGGCGGTCGGGGCGGACGGCACCACCGCCACCGAACTGGGCCAGCGGTTGGGCATCTCCAAGCAGGCAGCCGGCAAGACGGTCGACCGGCTGGTCGCCGTCGGCTACCTCGCCCGGGTCGACGACCCCCAGGACGCCCGCCGCCGGCTGGTCATGATGACCCCGCGCGGTGTCGACGGGTTGCGCCGCTCGGCGGAGATCTTCGACCGGTTGCGCGAGCAGTGGGCCGACACCCTCGGCCCGGAGCGGGTCGACGCCCTGGAGGACGACCTGCGGACGATGGCCGCCGCCAACTGGTTCCGGCTCGACGTGCCAGGGTGGTTCGGCGGCTGA
- a CDS encoding carboxymuconolactone decarboxylase family protein — protein sequence MSVFTAHTAETAPVAARPTVEAVRRRFGWLPAPVALMADSPQLLAGFLTANAGFEQTALEPLEREVVVLAVATTNECHVCVALHTGTLTRLGATTELITALRAGTALPEPRLEALRQFTLAVLDHRGAVPDDVLDDFLTAGYQPRHALDVVLGVGTYTISTFANRLTRAPLDPPLAAHAWEPAA from the coding sequence GTGTCCGTCTTCACCGCGCACACCGCCGAGACCGCCCCCGTCGCCGCCCGTCCGACCGTCGAGGCGGTACGCCGCCGGTTCGGCTGGTTGCCCGCCCCGGTGGCGCTGATGGCCGACTCGCCGCAGCTACTCGCCGGCTTCCTCACCGCCAACGCGGGCTTCGAACAGACCGCCCTGGAACCGCTGGAACGGGAGGTGGTCGTCCTCGCCGTCGCCACCACGAACGAGTGTCACGTCTGCGTCGCCCTGCACACCGGCACGCTCACCCGGCTCGGCGCGACCACCGAGCTGATCACCGCGCTGCGTGCCGGCACGGCGCTGCCGGAGCCACGGCTGGAGGCGCTGCGCCAGTTCACCCTGGCCGTGCTCGACCATCGAGGTGCGGTGCCCGACGACGTGCTGGACGACTTCCTGACCGCCGGCTATCAGCCCCGGCACGCACTGGACGTGGTGCTCGGTGTTGGCACGTACACCATCTCCACCTTCGCCAACCGGCTCACCCGCGCGCCGCTCGACCCGCCGCTGGCCGCCCACGCCTGGGAGCCGGCCGCCTGA
- a CDS encoding alpha/beta fold hydrolase — MPHRTPVTLNFVEHGTGTPVLALHGWTPDHRLMLGCLEPVFAGRTGYRRLYPDLPGMGASPAPPQIASSDDMLDAVQDFVDDVLGDAPFLLVGESYGGYLARALTRSRPEQVCGLALVCPTGTAVENADRRVPRPQVLRPDPDLLASTDARTAAEFADISVAQTPETLRRFREEILTGLDLADTTAMARIRQRWTLSEDPEDGAPFTRPTLILTGRQDHVTGYLDQFVLLPHYPRATFAVLDVAGHNLQIEQPGLFDALLGEWLDRVAAEG; from the coding sequence ATGCCGCACCGCACGCCGGTGACGTTGAACTTCGTCGAGCACGGTACGGGGACCCCGGTGCTGGCCCTGCACGGTTGGACACCTGACCACCGGCTGATGCTCGGTTGTCTCGAGCCGGTCTTCGCCGGGCGCACCGGCTACCGACGGCTCTACCCGGACCTGCCCGGCATGGGCGCTTCGCCGGCTCCGCCGCAGATCGCCAGCTCGGACGACATGCTCGACGCCGTGCAGGATTTCGTGGACGACGTCCTCGGCGACGCACCGTTTCTGCTCGTCGGCGAGTCGTACGGCGGCTACCTCGCGCGCGCTCTGACTCGGTCCCGGCCCGAGCAGGTGTGCGGCCTGGCGCTGGTCTGCCCCACCGGCACTGCGGTGGAGAACGCGGATCGCCGGGTGCCCCGTCCGCAGGTGCTGCGGCCCGACCCGGATCTGCTCGCCTCGACCGACGCACGGACCGCCGCCGAGTTCGCGGACATCTCTGTCGCGCAGACCCCGGAGACGCTGCGCCGGTTCCGCGAGGAGATCCTGACCGGCCTCGATCTCGCGGACACCACGGCGATGGCGCGCATCCGGCAGCGGTGGACGCTCAGCGAGGATCCCGAGGACGGCGCGCCGTTCACCCGGCCGACCCTGATCCTCACTGGGCGCCAGGACCACGTCACCGGCTACCTCGATCAGTTTGTGCTGCTGCCGCACTACCCGCGGGCGACGTTCGCGGTGCTCGACGTCGCCGGCCACAACCTCCAGATCGAGCAGCCCGGGCTGTTCGACGCGCTGCTGGGCGAGTGGCTCGACCGGGTGGCGGCCGAAGGTTGA
- a CDS encoding menaquinone biosynthesis decarboxylase, giving the protein MARGFPYTDLKDFLAALERAGELRRVDVPVDPTLEISEVVTRTVRAGGPALLFERPTRGEMPVAVNLFGTEKRMAMALGVENLDEIGARIGELLKPELPQGFSGMMGGLGKVMQLKSMPPKKVKTAPCQQVVYRGDDVDLNRLPGLQVWPGDGGIFHNFGLTHTKHPETGKRNLGLYRLQQHSRNTVGMHWQIHKNSTAHHAVAERLGQRLPVAIAIGADPAVAYSASAPLPADIDEYLFAGFLSGERVEMVDCLTVPLQVPAHAQIVLEGYIEPGERLPEGPFGDHTGFYTPVEPFPVLHIECMTMQRDPVYHSIVTSQPPQEDHGLGKATERIFAPLLRFLIPDIVDYDLPAAGVFHNCAIVSIRKRYPKHAQKVMNAIWGAHMMSLTKLIVIVDEDCDVHDYNEVAFRAFGNVDYARDLLLTEGPVDHLDHASYQQFWGGKAGVDATRKLPTEGYTRGWPEEMRMSPEVTSLVDKRWKEYGI; this is encoded by the coding sequence ATGGCGCGTGGCTTCCCGTACACCGATCTCAAGGACTTCCTCGCGGCACTGGAGCGCGCGGGGGAGCTGCGACGTGTCGACGTCCCGGTCGACCCCACGCTGGAGATCAGCGAGGTGGTCACCCGGACGGTCCGCGCCGGCGGCCCGGCACTGCTCTTCGAGCGGCCCACCCGGGGCGAGATGCCGGTCGCCGTCAACCTGTTCGGCACCGAGAAGCGGATGGCGATGGCGCTCGGGGTGGAGAACCTCGACGAGATCGGCGCGCGGATCGGCGAGCTGCTCAAGCCGGAGCTGCCGCAGGGCTTCTCGGGCATGATGGGCGGGCTCGGCAAGGTCATGCAGCTCAAGTCGATGCCGCCGAAGAAGGTCAAGACGGCCCCCTGCCAGCAGGTGGTCTACCGCGGCGACGACGTCGACCTCAACCGGTTGCCGGGGCTGCAGGTCTGGCCGGGTGACGGCGGGATCTTCCACAACTTCGGGCTGACCCACACCAAGCACCCGGAGACCGGCAAGCGCAACCTCGGGCTCTACCGGCTCCAGCAGCACTCGCGCAACACCGTCGGCATGCACTGGCAGATCCACAAGAACTCCACGGCGCACCACGCGGTCGCTGAGCGGCTCGGGCAGCGGCTGCCGGTGGCGATCGCCATCGGTGCCGACCCTGCGGTCGCCTACTCGGCCAGCGCGCCACTGCCGGCCGACATCGACGAATACCTCTTCGCCGGTTTCCTGAGCGGCGAGCGGGTCGAGATGGTCGACTGCCTGACCGTGCCGCTGCAGGTGCCGGCGCACGCGCAGATCGTCCTCGAGGGCTACATCGAGCCGGGCGAGCGGCTGCCGGAGGGCCCGTTCGGCGACCACACCGGCTTCTACACGCCGGTGGAGCCGTTCCCGGTGCTGCACATCGAGTGCATGACCATGCAGCGCGACCCGGTCTACCACTCGATCGTCACGTCCCAGCCGCCCCAGGAGGACCACGGTCTCGGCAAGGCCACCGAGCGGATCTTCGCGCCGCTGCTGCGCTTCCTGATCCCGGACATCGTCGACTACGACCTGCCCGCCGCCGGGGTCTTCCACAACTGCGCGATCGTGTCGATCCGCAAGCGGTACCCGAAGCACGCCCAGAAGGTGATGAACGCGATCTGGGGCGCGCACATGATGTCGCTGACCAAGCTGATCGTGATCGTCGACGAGGACTGCGACGTGCACGACTACAACGAGGTGGCCTTCCGCGCCTTCGGCAACGTCGACTACGCGCGCGACCTGCTGCTCACCGAGGGTCCGGTGGATCACCTCGACCACGCGTCGTACCAGCAGTTCTGGGGCGGCAAGGCGGGCGTCGACGCGACCCGCAAGCTGCCCACCGAGGGATACACCCGCGGCTGGCCGGAGGAGATGCGCATGTCGCCGGAGGTCACCTCCCTGGTCGACAAGCGCTGGAAGGAGTACGGCATCTGA
- the mqnP gene encoding menaquinone biosynthesis prenyltransferase MqnP — protein sequence MAVLDAPAERPGRIKSFLKLVAIEHSVFALPFAYLSALTAMQVNGGRVRWMDLLLITVAMVGARTFAMAANRILDRRIDARNPRTAGRELVTGAVSVRTAWTGAAVALVVFLAAAALLNPLCLVLAPLAVVPLVVYPYGKRFTNWPHAILAVAQAVGPVGAWLAVTGTLDGSWPAWLLGAAVGLWIGGFDLIYACQDTEVDREIGVHSVPARYGRRFALHASTVAHVVTFGLFVWFGALIGFGWLWWVGLALTAVAFGYQHVVVTPTDLSKVNRAFFTANGFVGIALFVFALLDLVIRLDLRP from the coding sequence ATGGCGGTCCTCGACGCGCCGGCCGAACGTCCGGGCCGGATCAAGTCCTTCCTCAAGCTCGTCGCGATCGAGCACTCGGTCTTCGCGCTGCCGTTCGCGTACCTGTCGGCGCTGACCGCGATGCAGGTCAACGGCGGCCGGGTGCGCTGGATGGACCTGCTGCTGATCACCGTGGCGATGGTCGGGGCGCGGACGTTCGCGATGGCCGCCAACCGGATCCTCGACCGGCGGATCGACGCGCGGAACCCGCGTACCGCCGGCCGTGAGCTGGTCACCGGTGCGGTGAGCGTGCGGACGGCCTGGACCGGCGCGGCCGTCGCACTGGTGGTCTTCCTCGCCGCCGCCGCCCTGCTCAACCCGCTCTGCCTGGTGCTGGCGCCGCTCGCCGTGGTGCCGCTGGTGGTCTATCCGTACGGCAAGCGGTTCACCAACTGGCCGCACGCCATCCTCGCGGTGGCCCAGGCGGTCGGCCCGGTCGGCGCCTGGCTGGCGGTCACCGGCACCCTGGACGGCTCCTGGCCGGCCTGGCTGCTGGGCGCGGCGGTCGGGCTGTGGATCGGCGGCTTCGACCTGATCTACGCCTGCCAGGACACCGAGGTGGACCGGGAGATCGGTGTGCACAGCGTGCCCGCCCGGTACGGGCGGCGCTTCGCGCTGCACGCCTCCACCGTGGCGCACGTGGTGACCTTCGGGCTCTTCGTCTGGTTCGGCGCGCTGATCGGGTTCGGCTGGCTCTGGTGGGTCGGCCTGGCACTGACCGCGGTCGCCTTCGGCTACCAGCACGTGGTGGTCACCCCGACCGATCTGAGCAAGGTCAACCGGGCGTTCTTCACCGCCAACGGCTTCGTCGGCATCGCGCTGTTCGTCTTCGCCCTGCTCGACCTGGTGATCCGGCTCGACCTGCGGCCCTGA
- a CDS encoding terpene synthase family protein, producing the protein MTTGKVLWTLRAECPIPARLSPHADRVQEWLLGLLPELGLPLDDAALHRLTRGAFARYAGRLYPDASEADLRVLTALFTWFFLVDDACDGPGRLDPSQIRALRNGTLALLHDGPRPRHAGLTGPLRRLLVLAWREPRRRMPARWRLRFADAVARHLDGTWREAVNKEAGHRPGVTEYVELRRATSAADVSYPLVEFVSGRPLPDPVYHHPLLRQLAHTGNDLLSWYNDLASLDRDRATAGGHNLVLAMQDEWGLSPATAVDRVAERWRESMRHFVALRAAVPSFGPALDEAVTDHLDGVADAVRGTIEWTLESGRYPTEHPEPAGTSQP; encoded by the coding sequence GTGACGACCGGCAAGGTCCTCTGGACGCTACGCGCCGAGTGTCCGATCCCGGCCCGGCTCTCGCCGCACGCCGACCGGGTGCAGGAGTGGCTGCTCGGCCTGCTGCCCGAGCTGGGCCTGCCGCTGGACGACGCCGCGCTGCACCGGCTGACCCGGGGCGCCTTCGCCCGGTACGCCGGCCGGCTCTATCCGGACGCGAGCGAGGCCGACCTGCGTGTGCTGACCGCCCTGTTCACCTGGTTCTTCCTGGTCGACGACGCCTGCGACGGGCCGGGCCGGCTCGACCCGAGCCAGATCCGGGCGCTGCGCAACGGCACGCTGGCGTTGCTGCACGACGGCCCCCGGCCACGGCACGCCGGGCTGACCGGTCCGCTGCGACGGCTGCTGGTGCTGGCCTGGCGAGAGCCGCGCCGTCGGATGCCGGCCCGGTGGCGACTGCGCTTCGCCGACGCGGTGGCCCGGCATCTCGACGGCACCTGGCGGGAGGCGGTCAACAAGGAGGCCGGCCACCGGCCCGGCGTCACTGAGTACGTCGAGTTGCGGCGGGCCACCTCGGCGGCGGACGTGTCCTACCCGCTGGTGGAGTTCGTCAGCGGCCGACCGCTGCCCGACCCGGTCTACCACCACCCGCTGCTGCGCCAGCTCGCCCACACCGGCAACGACCTGCTCTCCTGGTACAACGACCTGGCCTCGCTGGACCGGGACCGGGCCACCGCGGGCGGGCACAACCTGGTCCTGGCCATGCAGGACGAGTGGGGCCTGTCGCCCGCGACGGCGGTCGACCGGGTGGCGGAGCGCTGGCGGGAGTCGATGCGGCACTTCGTCGCGCTGCGGGCCGCAGTGCCGTCGTTCGGCCCGGCGCTGGACGAGGCGGTCACCGACCACCTCGACGGGGTGGCCGACGCGGTGCGCGGCACCATCGAGTGGACGCTGGAGAGTGGGCGCTACCCCACCGAGCATCCCGAGCCCGCCGGCACGTCCCAGCCCTGA
- a CDS encoding UbiX family flavin prenyltransferase, translating to MREPWVVGVSGASGTPYAAAVIGGLLDAGEAVDLIVSRAARLTLLDETGRPFRDAHWAEDLAAWLGRDLTGVDLRHWPAGDLAAGPSSGSYRVRGMAVVPASTAACAGIAIGLSKDLLQRAAEVNLKERRPVVVVPRETPVTRSHLEHLIALHDAGAVVLPASPGFYGAGASASAQQLVDFVAGKVLDALAVPHTLFRRWSGQLGAARS from the coding sequence ATGCGGGAACCATGGGTGGTCGGAGTCTCCGGGGCCTCCGGCACGCCGTACGCGGCGGCCGTCATCGGCGGGCTGCTCGACGCGGGCGAGGCGGTGGACCTGATCGTGTCCCGGGCGGCGCGGCTGACCCTGCTCGACGAGACCGGGCGGCCGTTCCGCGACGCGCACTGGGCCGAGGATCTCGCCGCCTGGCTCGGCCGGGACCTGACCGGCGTGGACCTGCGGCACTGGCCGGCGGGTGACCTGGCCGCCGGGCCGAGCAGCGGCTCCTACCGGGTACGCGGAATGGCCGTGGTGCCGGCCAGTACGGCGGCCTGTGCCGGCATCGCGATCGGGCTCTCCAAGGACCTGTTGCAGCGTGCTGCCGAGGTCAACCTCAAGGAACGCCGGCCGGTGGTGGTGGTCCCCCGGGAGACGCCGGTGACCCGTAGCCACCTGGAGCACCTGATCGCACTGCACGACGCCGGCGCGGTGGTGCTGCCGGCCAGCCCGGGCTTCTACGGCGCGGGCGCGTCGGCCAGCGCCCAGCAGTTGGTCGACTTCGTGGCCGGCAAGGTGCTGGACGCGCTCGCCGTCCCGCACACTCTGTTCCGACGGTGGTCCGGCCAGCTCGGCGCGGCCCGGAGCTGA
- a CDS encoding BldC family transcriptional regulator: MDTGDRLLTPGEVAALFRVDPKTVTRWAAAGRIGSIRTPGGHRRFRESEVRALLEGEGMLDEVDEVGKSRNVGPAASTGPGPANAGMY; the protein is encoded by the coding sequence GTGGACACTGGAGATCGCCTGCTGACACCGGGTGAGGTCGCCGCGCTGTTTCGGGTGGACCCGAAGACTGTGACGAGATGGGCGGCGGCCGGCCGGATAGGAAGCATCCGGACTCCAGGCGGGCATCGCCGGTTTCGGGAATCCGAGGTGCGAGCCCTGCTTGAGGGGGAGGGCATGCTGGACGAGGTGGACGAGGTCGGAAAGTCACGCAATGTGGGACCGGCCGCCTCCACTGGGCCGGGTCCGGCCAACGCCGGCATGTACTGA
- a CDS encoding Lrp/AsnC family transcriptional regulator has protein sequence MDAIDLSLVDLLRGNARLSYAELARQVGLSAPAVHERVGKLESSGVIRGYRADVAPEAIGLGVTALIGIVEDSGADSDDMLESLRVLPEIESCYFMAGVESFLLKARVGTIAELEQLIVRLNRTPGVASTRTAIALSTKWENRPQPVGSPPA, from the coding sequence GTGGACGCCATCGACCTCAGCCTCGTCGACCTGCTGCGCGGCAACGCCCGCCTCTCGTACGCCGAGTTGGCCCGGCAGGTAGGCCTCTCCGCCCCGGCCGTGCACGAACGGGTCGGCAAGCTGGAGAGCAGCGGCGTGATCCGGGGCTACCGCGCGGACGTGGCGCCGGAGGCGATCGGGCTGGGTGTCACCGCGCTCATCGGCATCGTCGAGGACTCGGGCGCAGACAGCGACGACATGCTCGAGTCGCTCCGGGTGCTGCCCGAGATCGAGTCCTGCTACTTCATGGCAGGTGTGGAGTCGTTCCTGCTCAAGGCGCGGGTCGGCACCATCGCCGAGTTGGAGCAGCTGATCGTGCGGCTGAACCGGACGCCCGGGGTCGCCTCCACCCGGACCGCCATCGCGCTCTCAACGAAGTGGGAGAACCGCCCCCAGCCCGTCGGCTCGCCGCCGGCCTGA